GTAGCGGAGAAATTCCAATCGAACCTGGAGATAGCTGGTTCTCTCCGAAATAGCTTTAGGGCTAGCCTCGCATGATGATTACTGGAGGTAGAGCACTGTTTGGACTAGGGGCCCCCCTCGGGTTACCGAATTCAGACAAACTCCGAATGCCAGATAATTTAATGCGGGAGTCAGACTGCGGGTGATAAGGTCCGTAGTCGAGAGGGAAACAGCCCAGACCACCAGCTAAGGTCCCAAAATATATGTTAAGTGGAAAAGGATGTGGCGTTGCCCAGACAACTAGGATGTTGGCTTAGAAGCAGCCATCATTTAAAGAGTGCGTAATAGCTCACTAGTCGAGTGACGCTGCGCCGAAAATGTACCGGGGCTAAACATATTACCGAAGCTGTGGATTGTCCTATGGACAATGGTAGGAGAGCGTTCTAAGGGCATCGAAGCATGATCGTAAGGACATGTGGAGCGCTTAGAAGTGAGAATGCCGGTGTGAGTAGCGAAAGACGGGTGAGAATCCCGTCCACCGATTGACTAAGGTTTCCAGAGGAAGGCTCGTCCGCTCTGGGTTAGTCGGGACCTAAGCCGAGGCCGAATGGCGTAGGCGATGGACAACAGGTAGATATTCCTGTACCACCTAAGATTGTTTGAACGATGGGGGGACGCAGTAGGATAGGCGAAGCGTACTGTTGGTTATGTACGTCCAAGCACTGAGATTGAGTATCAGGCAAATCCGGTACTCACTAAGATCAAGGTGTGATGGGGAGCGAAATTATAGTAGCGAAGTCGTTGATTTCACACTGCCAAGAAAAGCCTCTAGTTAGAAATTAGGTGCCCGTACCGCAAACCGACACAGGTAGTCAAGATGAGAATTCTAAGGTGAGCGAGCGAACTCTCGTTAAGGAACTCGGCAAAATGACCCCGTAACTTCGGGAGAAGGGGTGCTTTTTAGGGTGCAAGCCTTGAAGAGCCGCAGTGAATAGGCCCAAGCGACTGTTTATCAAAAACACAGGTCTCTGCAAAACCGTAAGGTGAAGTATAGGGGCTGACGCCTGCCCGGTGCTGGAAGGTTAAAAGGAGTGGTTAGCGTATGCGAAGCTACGAATTGAAGCCCCAGTAAACGGCGGCCGTAACTATAACGGTCCTAAGGTAGCGAAATTCCTTGTCGGGTAAGTTCCGACCCGCACGAAAGGCGTAACGATTTGGGCACTGTCTCAACGAGAGACTCGGTGAAATCATAGTACCTGTGAAGATGCAGGTTACCCGCGACAGGACGGAAAGACCCCGTGGAGCTTTACTGCAGCCTGATATTGAAATTCGGCACAGCTTGTACAGGATAGGTAGGAGCCTTTGAAGCGTGAGCGTCAGCTTACGTGGAGGCGCTGGTGGGATACTACCCTGGCTGTGTTGACTTTCTAACCCGCGCCACTTATCGTGGCGGGAGACAGTGTCAGGCGGGCAGTTTGACTGGGGCGGTCGCCTCCTAAAGAGTAACGGAGGCGCTCAAAGGTTCCCTCAGAATGGTTGGAAATCATTCGCAGAGTGTAAAGGCACAAGGGAGCTTGACTGCGAGACCTACAAGTCGAGCAGGGTCGAAAGACGGACTTAGTGATCCGGTGGTTCCGCATGGAAGGGCCATCGCTCAACGGATAAAAGCTACCCCGGGGATAACAGGCTTATCTCCCCCAAGAGTTCACATCGACGGGGAGGTTTGGCACCTCGATGTCGGCTCATCGCATCCTGGGGCTGTAGTCGGTCCCAAGGGTTGGGCTGTTCGCCCATTAAAGCGGTACGCGAGCTGGGTTCAGAACGTCGTGAGACAGTTCGGTCCCTATCCGTCGTGGGCGTAGGAAATTTGAGAGGAGCTGTCCTTAGTACGAGAGGACCGGGATGGACATACCTCTGGTGTACCAGTTGTCGCGCCAGCGGCATAGCTGGGTAGCTATGTATGGACGGGATAAGTGCTGAAAGCATCTAAGCATGAAGCCCCCCTCAAGATGAGATTTCCCAACTTCGGTTATAAGATCCCTCAAAGATGATGAGGTTAATAGGTTCGAGGTGGAAGTACAGTAATGTATGGAGCTGACGAATACTAATCGATCGAAGACTTAATCAATTTTATAGATTTTTTATTCGGGGTTGCCGGGTAAAACTTAAATATCTTACTTACTTTATCTAGTTTTGAAAGTATAAATTATTTATTCTTTCATTTGTCTGGTGACGATGGCAGAGAGGTCACACCTGTTCCCATACCGAACACAGAAGTTAAGCTCTCTAGCGCCGATGGTAGTTGGTCTTACGATCCGCGAGAGTAGGACGTTGCCGGGCAATATTTATTTATCCACAGTAGCTCAGTGGTAGAGCTATCGGCTGTTAACCGATCGGTCGTAGGTTCGAGTCCTACCTGTGGAGCCATTTAGGCCCCTTGGTCAAGCGGTTAAGACACCGCCCTTTCACGGCGGTAACACGGGTTCGAATCCCGTAGGGGTCACCATTTGGAGGATTAGCTCAGCTGGGAGAGCATCTGCCTTACAAGCAGAGGGTCGGCGGTTCGAGCCCGTCATCCTCCACCATTTATTCTAATAATTAACTTAATATAGCGGAGGGGTAGCGAAGTGGCTAAACGCGGCGGACTGTAAATCCGCTCCTTCGGGTTCGGCAGTTCGAATCTGCCCCCCTCCACCATTTATTGGGCTATAGCCAAGCGGTAAGGCAACGGACTTTGACTCCGTCACTCGTTGGTTCGAATCCAGCTAGCCCAGCCATTTTAGAGCCATTAGCTCAGTTGGTAGAGCATTTGACTTTTAATCAAAGGGTCAGAGGTTCGAATCCTCTATGGCTCATTCTTAAGCATCCTGTATAGGGTGCTTTTTTTGTTGTGCTTATTAAATATTTTATTAAAATCATTGTTAATAGATTATCAATATTATACATAAATATCCATTTTATGCACTTATGCATAAAAATATTGAATATTCACTTTGTAAACAGTAAAATATAAAAGAGATAGATTTCTAAATAATCTGAAATTATTTTTATTATTTCCTAATTATATTAAATAGGTTAATTATATTGAGTATATTAATTATTTAATTTCGCTTATTTAGATTTATTGATATATGAATTTTGTTAAAGGGGAATGTAACATGAACAAGACAATTGAAATTATTGGTGCGCCAAGTGCGTTCGGTCAGCGTAAGTTAGGGGTAAATATGGGTCCGGATGCGATGCGTTATGCAGGTTTAGTAGAACGTATTGAAGCGATTGGACATACGGTTGTGGATAACGGGAATATTGAGTCACCTGCAATTGATATGAAAGTGTACAAAAGCGAACAAGATGGTGGTTTAAGAAATTTACCAGAAGTTACTGCTTTTTGTGAAACGTTATGTAAGACAGTTGATGCTTCTATTCAAAAAGGTCATTATCCACTAGTTATTGGTGGGGATCATTCTATTGCGATGGGTACGATTTCAGGAATTGCGAAGCATTATGATAATTTAGGTGTTATCTGGTATGATGCACATGGTGATCTGAATGTTGCGGATTCATCACCTTCTGGTAATATTCACGGAATGCCGTTACGTGCATTAATTGGCGATGGTCATGAAGATTTAGTGAATATCGGTGACTATAATAAGAAGGTTAAAGTTGAGAATATTGTATTAATTGGTATGCGTGATCTTGATGAAGGTGAGAAAGCTTACATTAAAGAAGTGGGTATTAAAACTTATACGATGGCAGATATCGATCAGCTCGGTATGAAGACTGTTATTGAGCAGACTTTAGAGCATTTATCAAATTGTGATGGTATCCACTTATCGCTCGATGTAGATGCACTGGATCCAAATGAAACGCCTGGTACAGGTACGACTGTTCCAGGTGGGATTACGTATCGTGAGAGCCATCTTGCAATGGAGATGTTAAATGATAGTGAACGTGTCACTTCATTTGAAATTGTCGAAGTGAATCCGCTGATTGATATTTATAACAAGACTGCAGAACAAGCAGTAGGTTTAACAGGTTCATTCTTCGGAGAGAAGTTATTATAATTTATATTATGAAAGAATATACTCAGATACCAGACGATATAGGTCTGGTATTTTCTTTTGTAATAAAATTCATATTCTAAAGTATATATTGATTAATGGTGTACAATACTTATATGAAAATAATTGATAGGAGAAACATTACATGAGAAGAACAAATTCACCGGAATATTTCCATCACGTAGAACATTTAAAGAAGCAGGATCAATCGAGAAGAACATTATGGGCTTCATTGTTTATTACGTTATTCTTTACGATTGTAGAGGTCATAGGGGGAATTCTTTCTAATTCACTTGCACTCCTTTCTGATTCCATGCATATGCTCAGTGATGTTCTTGCCCTTGGATTATCGATGCTTGCGATATATTTTGCGAGTAAGCAACCGACATCAAACCAT
Above is a window of Macrococcoides canis DNA encoding:
- the rocF gene encoding arginase; protein product: MNKTIEIIGAPSAFGQRKLGVNMGPDAMRYAGLVERIEAIGHTVVDNGNIESPAIDMKVYKSEQDGGLRNLPEVTAFCETLCKTVDASIQKGHYPLVIGGDHSIAMGTISGIAKHYDNLGVIWYDAHGDLNVADSSPSGNIHGMPLRALIGDGHEDLVNIGDYNKKVKVENIVLIGMRDLDEGEKAYIKEVGIKTYTMADIDQLGMKTVIEQTLEHLSNCDGIHLSLDVDALDPNETPGTGTTVPGGITYRESHLAMEMLNDSERVTSFEIVEVNPLIDIYNKTAEQAVGLTGSFFGEKLL